In one Sphingomonas sanguinis genomic region, the following are encoded:
- a CDS encoding potassium transporter Kup: MGRASATNNAALGLAALGVVYGDIGTSPLYAFKVAVQAAGGGAQAAIGVASLILWSLLLVVSLKYAVLIMRADNRGEGGVVAMLALLGVHDAKPGTRQAALLILGLLGAALLYGDGAITPAISVLSAVEGLELDAPHLAPLVLPITVVILITLFVVQAKGTGFIGRIFGPIMLVWFGAIALLGLMGIMRDPAVLAALSPGQAIGFLIHAPLGVGFAVLGAVFLAVTGGEAMYADMGHFGRFPIRLAWFAVALPALVLNYLGQAALIATHPAALANPFYGLAPAWAHYPLVVFATAATVIASQAIISGVFSLTQQSIQLGFLPRLFIRHTAADQEGQVYLPLANWTLAIATLTAALVFRSSDALAGAYGIAVSGLMAISTFLAALIARRWGYNLGLITLVNGAFSILDLVFFSANAIKLTEGGWFPLLIAGVLAFLMLTWRTGVALVENARAHLRADEAVFLSELATAAPCRTDGIGAFLSASRTGIPLSLTHYIRHSRSLQQRVILVSVGTVEKPHVLDEERAEFVELSKDVQRVILHFGFMEHFDIPAGLATTGLFDDGELKQISYYIGRETVIADARIKGMAHWRERLFVSMQRNTAPNGSSFCIPSMQLVEIGTEVRI, encoded by the coding sequence TTGGGCCGAGCGTCGGCAACGAACAATGCCGCGCTCGGCCTCGCTGCCTTAGGCGTGGTCTATGGTGATATCGGCACAAGCCCCCTCTACGCCTTCAAGGTTGCGGTACAGGCGGCCGGCGGCGGTGCCCAGGCCGCGATCGGTGTAGCGTCGCTCATCCTCTGGTCACTGCTGCTCGTCGTCTCGCTGAAATATGCCGTGTTGATCATGCGTGCCGACAATCGCGGTGAAGGCGGTGTGGTGGCCATGCTTGCCTTGCTCGGCGTCCATGATGCCAAGCCAGGCACCCGCCAAGCTGCATTGCTGATCTTGGGTCTGTTGGGGGCTGCATTGCTGTACGGCGATGGCGCGATTACGCCCGCCATATCGGTCCTGAGCGCTGTCGAGGGGCTCGAGCTCGACGCGCCACACCTTGCCCCCCTGGTGCTGCCGATCACCGTCGTCATCCTGATCACCTTATTCGTCGTGCAGGCGAAAGGGACCGGCTTCATCGGACGCATCTTCGGTCCGATCATGCTGGTCTGGTTCGGTGCGATCGCTCTCCTGGGATTGATGGGCATCATGCGCGATCCAGCCGTGCTGGCCGCGCTCAGTCCCGGTCAAGCGATCGGTTTCCTCATCCACGCCCCATTAGGGGTGGGCTTTGCGGTGCTGGGCGCAGTCTTCCTCGCGGTGACCGGCGGTGAGGCCATGTATGCCGACATGGGGCATTTTGGCCGCTTCCCGATTCGGCTGGCATGGTTCGCGGTCGCGCTGCCGGCTCTGGTGCTCAATTATTTGGGACAGGCCGCGCTGATCGCGACACATCCCGCCGCCCTCGCCAATCCCTTCTACGGTCTGGCGCCAGCATGGGCCCATTACCCCTTGGTCGTCTTTGCGACCGCCGCGACGGTGATCGCCAGCCAGGCGATAATCTCAGGCGTCTTTTCGCTGACACAGCAATCCATACAGCTCGGCTTCCTTCCACGACTGTTCATCCGGCACACTGCCGCGGACCAGGAGGGGCAGGTCTATCTGCCGCTGGCCAACTGGACGCTCGCAATAGCGACGCTGACCGCGGCGCTGGTCTTCCGGTCGTCGGATGCACTTGCAGGCGCGTACGGCATCGCCGTGTCGGGATTGATGGCGATCTCGACCTTCCTGGCAGCGCTGATCGCGCGACGTTGGGGCTATAATCTGGGTTTGATCACACTGGTCAACGGCGCATTCTCCATCCTCGACCTCGTGTTCTTTTCGGCAAACGCCATCAAGCTGACGGAAGGCGGATGGTTTCCGTTGCTGATAGCTGGCGTGCTCGCCTTCCTGATGCTGACATGGCGTACAGGTGTGGCGCTGGTGGAAAACGCCCGCGCCCACCTGCGTGCCGACGAGGCGGTTTTCTTGAGCGAACTGGCGACCGCCGCGCCGTGCCGCACGGACGGTATCGGGGCATTTCTGAGTGCCAGCCGGACAGGCATCCCGCTCTCGCTCACGCATTACATTCGGCACAGCCGCTCGCTGCAACAGCGGGTCATCCTCGTTTCTGTCGGCACTGTCGAGAAGCCCCATGTGCTGGATGAAGAACGGGCGGAGTTCGTCGAACTGTCGAAAGACGTCCAGCGGGTTATCCTGCATTTTGGCTTTATGGAACATTTCGACATTCCGGCAGGACTGGCGACTACCGGCCTGTTCGACGACGGGGAACTAAAGCAGATAAGCTATTATATCGGCCGCGAAACGGTGATCGCCGACGCGAGAATCAAGGGCATGGCGCATTGGCGCGAGCGGCTTTTCGTGTCGATGCAGCGCAATACCGCGCCGAACGGAAGTTCCTTCTGCATCCCTTCGATGCAGCTGGTCGAAATTGGTACCGAGGTGCGGATCTGA
- a CDS encoding DMT family transporter: protein MTTEAKIQKGRMTMNAAWAYPFIFAAGMLQAVGAAMGGQLNKSLQNPWLATSISFMLVLFTTLALFACMPKPLPSVGDFAQMPWWAPLGGIVGAVAVFAGFILIQKLGAGPVNGITITANIIASLAIDHYGLLRMEQHAMNPYRLGGALLMIAGVTLVAKF, encoded by the coding sequence ATGACCACCGAGGCCAAAATTCAAAAAGGGAGAATGACTATGAACGCCGCCTGGGCCTATCCCTTCATCTTTGCAGCCGGCATGTTGCAGGCGGTTGGTGCCGCCATGGGTGGACAGCTTAACAAGTCCCTCCAGAACCCCTGGCTGGCGACATCCATTTCGTTCATGCTGGTCCTGTTTACGACACTGGCGCTGTTCGCATGTATGCCAAAGCCGCTGCCCTCGGTCGGCGACTTTGCCCAGATGCCATGGTGGGCTCCCCTTGGCGGTATCGTAGGCGCGGTCGCTGTCTTTGCCGGCTTCATCCTGATCCAGAAGCTCGGCGCTGGCCCGGTCAACGGCATCACCATCACTGCGAACATCATCGCCAGCCTCGCCATCGATCATTATGGCCTGCTTCGCATGGAGCAGCATGCCATGAATCCTTATCGTCTGGGCGGGGCTCTATTGATGATTGCAGGCGTTACGCTGGTTGCCAAATTCTGA
- a CDS encoding cation diffusion facilitator family transporter — translation MSGQDHGSGGHAHDHTAGANAKMLGWALVLTTAYLIAEVVGAFVFNSLALLSDAAHMLTDVAALVIALMAIRLGQKPADDRRTFGYKRFEILAAAFNALLLFGVAIYVLVEAVQRFREPEGVQSTGMLIVAAIGLVVNLVSMKLLTSGKDASMNVKGAYLEVWADMIGSVGVIAGALAIRFTGWTWVDPIVAIGIGLWVLPRTWVLLRDTTNVLLEGVPGGIKLPELRASIAGLPGVAGVHDLHVWSMTTEDVNCTAHVTLAEGADPDTVRRSVAATLDNRFGIEHCTIQTEGAAGACEDADHLHP, via the coding sequence ATGAGCGGACAGGATCACGGTTCGGGCGGCCACGCTCACGACCATACGGCGGGAGCGAATGCCAAGATGCTCGGGTGGGCCTTGGTGCTGACCACGGCGTATCTGATCGCCGAGGTCGTCGGTGCGTTCGTGTTCAACAGCCTCGCCCTCCTGTCGGATGCGGCGCATATGCTCACTGACGTGGCGGCGTTGGTGATCGCCTTGATGGCGATCCGGCTCGGCCAGAAGCCCGCGGACGACAGGCGGACGTTCGGCTACAAACGGTTCGAGATTCTGGCCGCAGCGTTCAACGCGCTGCTTCTCTTCGGCGTTGCGATCTACGTCTTGGTCGAGGCGGTGCAGCGCTTTCGTGAGCCGGAGGGCGTGCAATCCACTGGCATGCTGATCGTCGCTGCGATCGGCCTCGTCGTGAATCTGGTATCCATGAAGCTGCTCACGTCGGGCAAGGACGCCAGCATGAACGTCAAGGGCGCCTACCTCGAGGTCTGGGCGGACATGATCGGTTCGGTGGGCGTGATCGCGGGAGCGCTGGCGATCCGGTTTACCGGATGGACGTGGGTTGACCCGATCGTTGCAATCGGGATTGGGTTATGGGTGCTACCCCGGACCTGGGTGCTGCTGCGCGATACCACCAATGTGCTGCTGGAAGGCGTGCCCGGCGGGATCAAGCTGCCGGAGCTGCGCGCCAGCATCGCCGGCCTTCCCGGTGTCGCCGGGGTTCACGACCTTCACGTCTGGTCGATGACTACGGAGGACGTAAATTGCACCGCGCACGTCACCCTCGCTGAAGGCGCCGATCCCGATACCGTCAGGAGAAGCGTCGCGGCTACGCTCGATAACCGTTTTGGGATCGAGCATTGCACGATCCAGACCGAAGGTGCAGCCGGGGCGTGCGAGGACGCCGATCATCTTCATCCGTGA
- a CDS encoding efflux RND transporter permease subunit, whose amino-acid sequence MIGRIVTFAVEKRWLVLLLTVAAALAGIFALQRLPIDAVPDITNNQVQINVVAPALSPDQIEKQVAFTVETALAGIPGLEYTRSLSRNGFAQVTAVFNEGTDIYFARQQVAERLRTAEESLPEGVNPEMGPIATGLGDIFMWTVEFRELDQVNHRNGEPGLQKDGSYITAEGDHLVSEPDKATYLRTVQDWIVTPQLKSSAGLAGVDSLGGYTKQYLVVPDIQRMAAMRISLQDLATALERNNTSAGAGVVNRNGEGLAVRADGRVRNADELARTVVATRESVPILLNQIATVRTGQALRMGSASENGREVVVGTAVMRIGENSRTVSTGVAKRLKEIGASLPVDVVVKPVMNRTELVNSTIATVARNLAEGAVLVIVVLFLLLGNFRAALIAALVIPITMLLTSIGMLRAGVSANLMSLGALDFGLIVDGAVIIVENALRRLGDAQHGHDEPLPLGDRLAIVAASAREMIRPSVYGQAIIILVYAPLLTFSGVEGKMFEPMALTVIIALVFAFILSLTFVPAAIAIWLSKRVDEKESRIIGWLRRRYEPGLGKAMRRPTMTVGVAIGALALAAAAFTTLGQEFLPQLDEGNILVQAVRIPGTSVDQSQAMQFQVEKMLARQPEVRFAFSRTGTSEIASDPMPANATDTFVIMKPRSEWPNPGLTKEELIERMERRLSTLPGNAYEITQPIQMRFNELIAGVRGDIAVKVFGDDFGAMNATADRIADVLRNTAGAADVRVEQTEGLPMLDIRPNRMAMARIGVTAGDVQDTVAAAIGGREAGVIFEGDRRFPVVIRLAESSRSDLTEVAQVPVPTSSGAFVPLSTVADIAVVDGPNQISRENGKRRVVVQANVRDRDVASVVADAQASIAAKVKLSPGTYLEWGGQFENLASARDRLMIVVPICFAVIMFLLYGALGSVRDAALVFTGVPLALVGGVLALFLRGMPFSISAAVGFIALSGIAVLNGLVMVSSIHDLMRQGMDRAQAAQDGALARLRPVAMTALVASLGFVPMALGHGAGAEVQKPLATVVIGGLISATLLTLFVLPTLYARFGGWTPAAAELPAENNHLLQGEPA is encoded by the coding sequence ATGATCGGTCGCATCGTCACCTTCGCCGTCGAAAAGCGATGGCTTGTCCTCCTTCTCACCGTCGCGGCAGCGCTGGCAGGCATCTTCGCCCTTCAGCGGCTACCGATCGACGCCGTTCCGGACATCACCAACAACCAAGTGCAGATCAACGTCGTCGCGCCTGCCCTCTCGCCCGACCAGATCGAAAAACAGGTCGCCTTCACCGTCGAAACCGCACTCGCCGGCATTCCTGGCCTTGAATATACCCGCTCGCTCAGCCGCAACGGCTTTGCTCAGGTGACGGCGGTGTTCAATGAGGGCACCGACATCTACTTTGCCCGCCAACAGGTGGCGGAGCGACTACGTACCGCCGAGGAAAGCCTGCCCGAAGGGGTGAACCCCGAGATGGGGCCGATCGCGACCGGGCTTGGCGACATCTTCATGTGGACGGTCGAGTTTCGCGAACTCGATCAGGTCAATCACCGCAACGGCGAACCAGGCCTTCAGAAGGATGGCAGTTACATCACGGCAGAAGGCGACCACCTTGTCAGCGAGCCGGACAAGGCGACCTATCTCCGCACGGTTCAGGACTGGATCGTCACGCCGCAGTTGAAGAGCAGCGCCGGCCTTGCTGGCGTCGACTCCCTTGGCGGCTACACCAAGCAATATCTCGTCGTACCCGACATTCAGCGCATGGCAGCGATGCGGATCAGCCTCCAGGACCTCGCCACGGCGCTGGAGCGCAACAACACCAGCGCAGGCGCAGGCGTCGTCAATCGCAACGGCGAAGGATTGGCCGTCCGCGCTGATGGCCGTGTCCGCAATGCCGACGAGCTGGCCCGCACCGTCGTTGCTACGCGAGAAAGCGTCCCCATCCTGCTGAACCAAATCGCGACCGTCAGGACGGGTCAGGCGCTGCGCATGGGGTCGGCATCCGAGAACGGCCGTGAGGTCGTCGTCGGGACGGCCGTCATGCGGATTGGCGAGAACAGCCGCACCGTGTCGACGGGTGTAGCCAAGCGACTGAAGGAGATCGGCGCATCGCTTCCGGTCGATGTCGTCGTGAAGCCAGTGATGAACCGCACCGAGCTGGTCAACTCGACGATCGCGACCGTGGCCCGCAACCTTGCCGAGGGCGCGGTGCTGGTCATCGTGGTGCTGTTCCTGCTGCTCGGCAATTTCCGCGCCGCACTGATCGCAGCGCTGGTCATCCCGATCACCATGCTGCTCACCAGCATCGGCATGCTCCGGGCTGGGGTGTCAGCGAACCTGATGAGCCTTGGCGCGCTCGACTTCGGCCTGATCGTCGACGGGGCCGTCATCATCGTCGAGAATGCTCTGCGCCGCCTTGGCGACGCGCAGCACGGCCATGACGAGCCGCTGCCCCTTGGCGACAGGCTGGCGATCGTCGCGGCTTCCGCCCGCGAGATGATCCGCCCTTCCGTCTACGGACAGGCGATCATCATCCTCGTTTACGCGCCGCTGCTCACCTTCTCGGGGGTCGAGGGCAAGATGTTCGAACCGATGGCGCTCACCGTCATCATCGCACTGGTATTCGCCTTCATCCTCTCGCTCACCTTCGTGCCCGCAGCCATCGCCATTTGGCTAAGCAAGCGGGTTGATGAGAAGGAAAGTAGGATCATCGGGTGGCTGCGTCGCCGCTATGAGCCGGGACTTGGCAAGGCAATGCGTCGGCCGACCATGACCGTGGGCGTTGCGATCGGGGCGTTGGCGCTTGCGGCAGCGGCCTTCACGACTCTTGGACAGGAGTTCCTGCCCCAGCTCGACGAGGGCAACATCCTCGTTCAGGCGGTTCGCATCCCCGGAACGTCGGTCGACCAGAGCCAGGCCATGCAGTTCCAGGTCGAGAAGATGCTGGCGCGGCAGCCCGAGGTCCGGTTCGCCTTCTCACGAACCGGCACGTCGGAAATCGCCAGCGATCCGATGCCGGCGAACGCGACCGATACCTTCGTCATCATGAAGCCAAGGAGTGAATGGCCTAATCCCGGCCTTACCAAGGAAGAGCTTATCGAGCGCATGGAGAGGCGTCTGTCGACGCTGCCGGGCAACGCTTACGAAATCACCCAGCCCATCCAGATGCGCTTTAACGAGCTGATCGCGGGCGTGCGCGGCGACATCGCCGTGAAGGTGTTCGGCGACGACTTCGGTGCCATGAACGCGACCGCCGATCGCATCGCCGACGTGTTGCGCAACACCGCGGGCGCGGCAGACGTGAGGGTCGAACAGACCGAAGGTCTGCCGATGCTCGATATCCGCCCGAACCGCATGGCGATGGCGCGGATCGGGGTCACTGCCGGCGACGTGCAGGACACCGTGGCGGCAGCGATCGGGGGCCGTGAGGCAGGCGTGATCTTCGAGGGTGACCGGCGCTTTCCCGTCGTGATCCGCCTCGCCGAAAGCTCGCGGTCGGATCTGACGGAGGTGGCCCAGGTGCCGGTCCCGACATCGAGCGGTGCTTTCGTGCCCCTCTCGACGGTCGCGGACATCGCCGTTGTCGATGGCCCCAACCAGATCAGCCGGGAGAACGGCAAACGTCGTGTGGTGGTGCAGGCCAACGTGCGTGACCGCGACGTGGCGAGCGTCGTCGCCGATGCGCAGGCATCGATCGCGGCCAAGGTGAAGCTCTCGCCGGGCACCTATCTGGAATGGGGCGGCCAGTTCGAGAACCTGGCATCGGCGCGCGACCGGCTCATGATCGTCGTGCCGATCTGCTTCGCAGTCATTATGTTCCTGCTCTACGGGGCGCTGGGATCGGTCCGCGATGCGGCGCTGGTGTTCACGGGTGTTCCGCTGGCGCTGGTCGGCGGTGTGCTGGCGCTGTTCCTGCGCGGCATGCCCTTCTCCATCTCCGCAGCAGTCGGCTTCATCGCCCTCTCCGGCATCGCGGTCCTCAACGGGCTGGTGATGGTGTCCTCTATCCATGACTTGATGCGTCAGGGGATGGATCGGGCGCAGGCGGCGCAGGATGGGGCGCTGGCGAGGCTTCGACCGGTTGCCATGACGGCGCTCGTCGCATCGCTCGGCTTCGTGCCGATGGCGCTTGGACACGGTGCCGGGGCCGAGGTGCAGAAGCCGTTGGCGACCGTCGTCATCGGAGGACTGATTTCCGCGACGCTGCTGACGCTGTTCGTCCTGCCCACCCTCTACGCCCGCTTCGGCGGGTGGACACCGGCTGCCGCGGAGCTGCCGGCCGAAAACAACCATCTGCTCCAGGGAGAGCCAGCATGA
- a CDS encoding alkene reductase: MPDHSASPILQPVQIGDLSLRNRIVMAPLTRSRSNDDGIPPAFAADYYAQRAGAGIIISEATNISPQAVGYALTPGIWNDQQIEAWRPIVQAVHDRGGVMFLQLWHTGRISHPDLQDGKPPVAPSAIKPVGQAFTKDGMKDHVTPRALETDEIPGIVEDYRRAAINAKVAGFDGVEVHSANNYLLEQFVRDSTNRRTDRYGGSIENRLRFPLEVVDAVVGVWGAGRVGIRLSPATTMPGETPLDSTVMETFGAYVDALSERGLLYVHDIEGVTQQTRDADGVDFAALRKGFKGAYIANNQYTLELAEEVLQRGDADLFSLGRPFIANPDLVDRLRTGAPLAEAPKEYWYGGGSVGYSDWPTMRGNPDRG, from the coding sequence ATGCCTGACCATTCCGCATCGCCCATATTGCAGCCCGTCCAGATCGGTGACCTGTCGCTGCGCAACCGCATCGTCATGGCGCCGTTGACGCGCAGCCGTTCGAACGACGACGGGATTCCGCCCGCTTTCGCCGCAGACTATTACGCACAGCGCGCTGGCGCTGGGATCATAATAAGCGAGGCGACTAACATCTCGCCACAGGCAGTCGGCTACGCGCTGACACCGGGCATCTGGAACGACCAGCAAATCGAGGCATGGCGCCCGATCGTGCAGGCTGTCCATGATCGTGGCGGCGTCATGTTTCTTCAATTGTGGCATACTGGGCGCATCTCGCATCCGGACCTACAGGACGGAAAGCCGCCGGTCGCGCCGTCGGCCATCAAGCCGGTCGGACAGGCGTTCACCAAGGATGGGATGAAGGACCACGTCACGCCGCGCGCGCTGGAAACGGACGAGATCCCTGGTATCGTCGAGGATTATCGTCGCGCCGCCATAAACGCCAAGGTAGCGGGATTCGATGGGGTCGAAGTTCATTCGGCGAATAATTATCTGCTTGAGCAGTTCGTCCGCGACAGCACCAACCGGCGAACCGACCGCTATGGCGGGTCGATCGAAAACCGTCTGCGATTCCCCCTCGAGGTCGTCGACGCGGTCGTCGGCGTTTGGGGCGCAGGGCGTGTCGGTATCCGGTTGTCGCCGGCGACGACGATGCCTGGCGAGACGCCGCTCGACAGCACGGTGATGGAAACCTTCGGCGCCTATGTCGATGCGCTGTCAGAACGCGGCCTGCTGTATGTCCACGATATCGAGGGCGTGACGCAGCAAACTCGAGACGCAGACGGCGTCGACTTCGCCGCGCTGCGCAAGGGTTTCAAAGGGGCTTACATCGCGAACAACCAATACACGCTCGAGCTGGCTGAGGAGGTTCTGCAACGCGGCGATGCCGACCTATTCAGCTTGGGGCGGCCGTTCATTGCCAACCCAGATCTCGTCGATCGCCTGCGCACGGGTGCGCCGCTTGCGGAGGCACCGAAGGAATACTGGTATGGCGGTGGGTCAGTGGGCTATTCCGACTGGCCGACGATGCGCGGAAACCCGGATCGCGGCTGA
- a CDS encoding DedA family protein, giving the protein MSSELLALLTSYGLPALFVILLITSAGAPFPDSLLLVAVGSFVAQGDLDFLPVVVIGTLGAVAGDQIGYAIGYWGGRPLAAKIAGADRIEKAEAFSRKWGGPGIFFSRWLVGPLGPWINITSGMTAYPWFKFVALDIAGELIWVVLYVSLGRIFSDKVQVIADLLGNLTWVVLGLLVIGLIGYKLWKSRAASDTPVEPIEETRASSS; this is encoded by the coding sequence ATGAGCAGCGAACTGCTTGCGCTGCTGACGAGTTACGGGCTGCCTGCCCTGTTCGTCATCCTCCTGATAACGTCAGCCGGTGCGCCGTTCCCGGACTCCCTGTTGCTCGTCGCGGTCGGATCTTTCGTCGCGCAGGGCGACCTCGACTTCCTGCCGGTCGTCGTGATCGGCACGCTGGGCGCGGTGGCGGGCGACCAGATCGGCTATGCGATCGGCTATTGGGGTGGCCGACCGCTCGCCGCGAAGATCGCAGGTGCAGACCGCATCGAAAAGGCCGAAGCCTTCTCCCGCAAATGGGGAGGCCCCGGCATCTTCTTCAGCCGCTGGCTGGTCGGCCCGCTCGGTCCCTGGATCAACATCACCAGCGGCATGACGGCCTATCCCTGGTTCAAATTCGTCGCTCTCGATATCGCTGGCGAATTGATCTGGGTAGTTCTGTATGTCTCCTTGGGCCGTATCTTCAGCGATAAGGTTCAGGTGATCGCCGATCTGCTGGGCAATCTCACTTGGGTGGTATTGGGCCTGCTTGTGATCGGCTTGATTGGATATAAATTGTGGAAATCGCGCGCGGCGTCCGACACGCCAGTTGAACCCATCGAGGAGACACGCGCGTCGTCATCTTGA
- a CDS encoding M1 family aminopeptidase, whose translation MIRRILAPLLAGTTLGLLCSPALAANRPGDGFEVASYRLALTPDIQNRTVAGREAITLRATVDGVRRLNFTANALAIDSATLDGVALAHTVEGDVLGFDLPRPLRRGLTVKLELSYHGRPARGFAGSATTLYTSYFACDWMVCSQNKFGEKAAFSLDLRVPRGMTSLSVGRMMARRPGPDGSEIHCWKAPRPYSAYLYGFAVGRFTRVSERAGSKRLTYLSDTADGGELKRRLAGTREMVAFLSTKAGMPLPVADYSQLLVEGDEAQEAATYSVLGTDALPAKPDDPSEDWAIVHELTHQWWGNLVTCETLKDFWLNEGITTFMTAVWKEHRYGRVAYNAELDVARSRLEKAQAMGFDKPLAWDGSYPTLGVRRAIQYSKGALFMAQLRVTLGDAAFWSGLRRYTRDRAGGTVTSIDLERAMEASSGRDLRPLFAEWVFGDGPSAR comes from the coding sequence GTGATCCGCAGAATTTTGGCACCATTGTTGGCCGGAACCACTCTGGGGTTACTGTGCAGCCCTGCGCTCGCCGCCAACAGGCCTGGCGATGGATTTGAAGTGGCGAGCTACAGGCTCGCGCTTACCCCTGACATCCAGAACAGGACCGTCGCAGGGCGTGAGGCGATCACGCTGCGCGCAACGGTGGATGGCGTCCGGCGCCTGAACTTCACCGCCAATGCTCTTGCCATCGACAGCGCAACCCTCGATGGCGTGGCGCTCGCCCACACCGTGGAAGGCGATGTGCTGGGCTTCGACCTGCCCCGGCCGCTTCGGCGCGGACTCACCGTGAAGCTCGAATTGTCCTATCATGGCCGCCCCGCACGTGGGTTCGCGGGCTCGGCGACAACGCTCTACACCAGCTATTTCGCATGCGACTGGATGGTCTGTTCCCAGAACAAGTTCGGCGAGAAGGCGGCCTTCTCGCTTGATCTGCGTGTCCCGCGCGGGATGACCAGCCTGTCTGTTGGCCGCATGATGGCGCGGCGACCGGGACCGGACGGCAGTGAGATCCATTGCTGGAAAGCTCCCCGGCCCTACTCGGCCTATCTTTACGGCTTCGCGGTGGGTCGGTTCACGCGGGTCAGCGAACGGGCCGGATCGAAAAGGCTCACCTATTTGAGCGACACTGCCGACGGGGGCGAGCTGAAACGACGCTTGGCAGGGACAAGGGAGATGGTCGCCTTTCTGTCCACCAAGGCCGGCATGCCGCTTCCTGTCGCCGACTACAGCCAGCTTCTGGTCGAAGGCGATGAGGCGCAGGAGGCGGCGACATACTCCGTCCTCGGCACCGATGCGTTGCCGGCGAAGCCAGATGATCCGTCGGAGGATTGGGCCATCGTGCACGAACTCACCCATCAATGGTGGGGCAATCTCGTAACGTGCGAGACGCTCAAGGATTTCTGGCTGAACGAAGGTATCACGACCTTCATGACGGCTGTGTGGAAGGAGCACCGCTACGGCCGCGTCGCCTACAATGCCGAACTCGATGTCGCCAGGAGCCGGCTTGAAAAGGCGCAGGCGATGGGCTTCGACAAGCCGCTGGCCTGGGATGGCAGCTACCCGACATTGGGCGTCCGGCGCGCGATCCAGTACAGCAAGGGCGCGCTGTTCATGGCGCAGCTGCGAGTTACGCTCGGCGATGCCGCGTTCTGGTCTGGCCTGCGTCGCTACACCCGTGACCGTGCGGGCGGGACGGTTACGAGTATTGATCTGGAGCGAGCGATGGAGGCGTCGAGCGGCCGGGACTTGCGCCCGCTGTTTGCCGAATGGGTGTTCGGTGATGGCCCTTCCGCTCGGTAA